Proteins encoded within one genomic window of bacterium:
- a CDS encoding taurine dioxygenase, which yields MPLEHKPGRIAVPDRDLEFKCFEIETLTPHIGAEIRGIDLSAPLSEEQEKEIRRALRDWMVLVFPEQELDAAQHKDFGARFGPLHVHPQLRGAKMSHPEILPVHTNAESPFTAGDGWHADVSCEEIPLWGSMLYIREIPECGGGDTLFADMNQAYELLSQPMKNFLEGLTAIHDGAGPYSEQLAMGIGSPAPDKDFLRTEHPVVVRHPETGRKLLYVNSGFTTRIVGLSGAESRAVLELLFRHISSTPKITCRVHWKAKTLTFWDNISTQHHAIWDYYPHSRIGGRVSILGKSRPSA from the coding sequence ATGCCCCTCGAACACAAGCCCGGACGCATCGCAGTTCCGGATCGCGATCTCGAATTCAAGTGCTTTGAGATCGAGACCCTCACGCCTCACATCGGTGCGGAGATCCGAGGCATCGATCTTTCTGCACCTCTCTCGGAAGAGCAGGAGAAGGAAATCCGCCGGGCCCTACGCGACTGGATGGTGCTGGTCTTTCCCGAACAGGAACTGGACGCCGCACAACACAAGGACTTCGGTGCGCGCTTCGGCCCCCTTCACGTCCACCCGCAACTGCGCGGTGCGAAGATGTCGCATCCCGAAATCCTGCCCGTGCACACCAACGCCGAATCACCTTTCACCGCCGGGGACGGCTGGCACGCCGATGTGAGCTGCGAAGAGATTCCGTTGTGGGGTTCCATGCTCTATATCCGCGAGATCCCCGAATGTGGTGGCGGCGATACGCTGTTCGCGGATATGAACCAGGCCTACGAGTTGCTTTCCCAGCCGATGAAGAACTTCCTCGAAGGCTTGACGGCGATCCACGACGGTGCCGGGCCCTACTCCGAACAACTGGCGATGGGCATCGGGTCGCCCGCACCGGACAAGGACTTCCTGCGCACCGAGCATCCTGTCGTGGTGCGGCACCCGGAGACGGGCCGCAAGCTGCTCTATGTGAACAGCGGCTTCACCACTCGTATCGTGGGTCTCAGCGGGGCCGAGAGCCGCGCGGTTCTGGAACTGCTGTTCCGCCACATCAGTTCGACCCCGAAGATCACCTGTCGCGTGCACTGGAAAGCAAAGACCCTCACGTTCTGGGACAACATCTCCACGCAGCATCACGCGATCTGGGACTACTACCCTCACTCCAGGATCGGGGGGCGGGTTTCGATCCTCGGCAAATCCCGACCCAGCGCCTGA